TAAGATAAGCCTATGATCCAATTAAAAAACCAGAAGATCAGCGGCCAAAGCGGGCGCCAGCAAAACCAACCAAAACAAGGCTGCGCTATCATGGGCTGGCCGCGCGGAAAGCAAGAATGAAACCGACCGATATTTCGGCGCCCGACTACTTCCACAAGGTGGTCGACTGCCAATGGGCTTGTCCCGCACATACCCCGGTTCCCGAATATATCCGACTGATCGCGCAGGGGCGTTACAGCGACGCCTACATGATCAATTGGCAGTCCAACGTATTCCCTGGCATTCTCGGCCGCACCTGCGACCGTCCCTGCGAGCCGGCCTGCCGGCGCGGCCGCGTCGAGGAAAATCCGGTCGCGATCTGCCGCCTGAAGCGCGTCGCAGCCGATTTCAAGGACGACATCAGACAACGCCTGCCGAGGCCGAGCGCCAGGAACGGCAAGCGCATCGCGCTGGTCGGCGGCGGCCCCGCCTCGCTCGCGGTGGCGCGCGATCTCGCCCCGCTCGGCTATCACTGCACCGTGTTCGATGCTGATCCGAAGGCGGGCGGCATGATGCGGTCGCAGATTCCGAAGTTCCGCCTGCCCGACTCCGTGATCGACGAGGAGACCGACTACATCCTGAACCTCGGCATCGAGTTCAAGGGCGGCACGCGCATCGACAGCATGAAGAAGCTGCTCGCCGACAAGTACGATGCGATCTTCGTCGGAAGTGGCGCGCCGCGCGGCCGCGAGCTCGACATTCCCGGCCGGAAAGAGGCGGCCAAGAACATCCATATCGGCATCGACTGGCTTTCCAGCGTCTCGTTCGGCCACATCGACAAGATCGGCAAGCGCGTGATCGTGCTCGGCGGCGGCAACACCGCGATGGACTGCTGCCGCACCGCGCGCCGCCTCGGCGGCGAGGACGTCAAGGTGATCGTGCGTTCCGGCTTCGAGGAGATGAAGGCCAGCCCGTGGGAAAAAGAAGACGCCATGCACGAGGATATCCCGATCCTCAACTTCATGGTGCCGGTCGCCTTTGTCCACGACAACGGCAAGCTGACGGGCGTCACCTTCCAGAAGGTGCGCGCCGAATACGACGCCAAGGGCAAGCGCAGCCTGGTGCCCGCCGGCGAGCCGGACCAGACGATCCCCTGCGACGACGTGCTGGTCGCGGTCGGCCAGGAAAATGCCTTCCCCTGGATCGAGCGCGACTGCGGCATCGAATTCGACAAATGGAACATGCCGAAGGTCGATCCCAAGACCATGGGCTCGACCCATCCGAAGGTCTTCTTCGGCGGCGACGCCGCGTTCGGGCCGAAAAACATCATCTGGGCGGTCGCGCACGGCCATGACGCCGCGCTCTCGATCCACAAGCTCGTCTCAGGCGAGGATATCAG
This genomic interval from Bradyrhizobium sp. NP1 contains the following:
- a CDS encoding FAD-dependent oxidoreductase, encoding MKPTDISAPDYFHKVVDCQWACPAHTPVPEYIRLIAQGRYSDAYMINWQSNVFPGILGRTCDRPCEPACRRGRVEENPVAICRLKRVAADFKDDIRQRLPRPSARNGKRIALVGGGPASLAVARDLAPLGYHCTVFDADPKAGGMMRSQIPKFRLPDSVIDEETDYILNLGIEFKGGTRIDSMKKLLADKYDAIFVGSGAPRGRELDIPGRKEAAKNIHIGIDWLSSVSFGHIDKIGKRVIVLGGGNTAMDCCRTARRLGGEDVKVIVRSGFEEMKASPWEKEDAMHEDIPILNFMVPVAFVHDNGKLTGVTFQKVRAEYDAKGKRSLVPAGEPDQTIPCDDVLVAVGQENAFPWIERDCGIEFDKWNMPKVDPKTMGSTHPKVFFGGDAAFGPKNIIWAVAHGHDAALSIHKLVSGEDISERPLPEVHISSQKMGIHEWSYDNDISADMRFKVPHRDKVVALKDIRAEVELGYDVKLALGEAQRCLNCDVQTVFAPNLCIECDACVDICPMDCITFTENGEEGDLRQRLKAPSPHHDQALYVADGLKTGRVMVKDEDVCLHCGLCAERCPTGAWDMQKYLIDMVHAGSSCPTKSRSAA